Within Flavobacteriales bacterium, the genomic segment TTTTGTGAATTCTTTTTTTATTATTTTTTGAGAAATTCAAAAGCTGAGAAAAAGCTGGTCTTTTAAAATTTTTTGCTGAGAAATCTTCTTCAAAATGAGCCAGAATAGTGAGGTCATTATTAAGACAATAACGTTCTAGGGTGCTTTTTTGATTTCGTAAAGAATAGCCTTTTTGTGCTTGTTCATCGGTGCTTACTCTTGTGTAGATAATAACGTTTTCCATAATCCAAGTGGGTTTTATGATTTCAACAAAAAGATCTCATATTCAATTAATGCAATTTTCTCTAGAAATTGTATGAGTAACCTATGTTGATCATCTGTTTGTAAAATGTTTTTGTATTTCATATAGTAGGTTTATCCCCCCTTTGGGAAAAAACTCGAAACAATTCAAAGTATCTCTATTTCAGCTTGTTTTCAAAGAGGGTGTATTGGTTTTTAGCTCATTTTAAGAAATATTAGCGCTCTAAGTGATTTTCCTTTTCTTCTCTGATTTTTTGAAGTTTTTCCAACTTATCCAGTCGCTGATGAATTTGTTTCATATGATGTCGACTATTCAACATTTCAAAGTCTTTTTCTCTAATGGCTAATTTCTGCCAGGAGTAACGTTTGCCGTCTATGTCTTCAATCCCAAGGGGAATCCCCTTTTTATGATAGATGTTAAGACCAAGGTTTTCTAATTTGTCATAAAATTCTCCCATAGAATGAGAGCTTGCTAAAAGTTTGTGTTTGATAAATTTCATCGGGTACGATTTAAGTGTTGTTGTTTGTTTTCTCTTATTTTCTTGAGTTTTTCTAAAAGCTGATTTTCTTTTTCTAAATCTTTGGATTGGTTTAAATCCAAATAATCTTCGAGTTGAATGTCTAAGGTTTTAAATCGGTATTTCTTCCCTGAACAAGAGATGACTCCCGTGGGTATTCCATCACTTCTCCTTTCGTAATGGATCAAATCATGATTATGAAGTAGCTCTTTAAATTCTGATAGGGATTTGGATTGTTTTAATGCTGTTTCTATATTCTGTTTTACGGTTTGTGTTACCGATGTGCCACCATACTTGATTAAGTTTCCTTCTCGCTCCTTGATATAAGGTCTACCTTTTCCATGTTCAATATGAGAATGTTCAAGACCTAATTCTTTGGTTACAAAATTTTCCATCTCCAGTTTCAAGTCTGCTAATTCAGATTTTCTCAAGGAACTGGATTTGTTTTGTCGATATCGAGTGGCAGATTCTAAAATATGAATATGCGGGCTATCTGTATTAAAATGTGCAATTGCGTAACCAAGAACATCTCCTCTTAAATCAAAGTACTTTTCTGTAATGCTGGTCATCACTTCTGAAGTACAGTATGATTTGTCTTTTTCACTCATGGAAATAATGGTATGGAAACAGTAAATCCGATTTTCCGTAATCTTTCGGTAAGCCTCATTTTCAATAAAAGCATCAATGATTTTTTCTTTTTCATCAGGGTTTGCTCGAATGTTATGAAGAATAGGAGTAAACTCCTGCTGTTGTGTTTTGGTTTTATGCTCGTTTTGTATGTAATTGATGGTATTCTCAAAGGCATACAATCGAGATCGAGAAAGCATTTTAAGTAGAGGCATGATCCGTATCGTTTAAATAGTTTAACAATCGCTCTTCTATAAAAAGCAACGTACTTAAAACTTCATTTTGAGAAGATTGATTTGTTTTCATCAGTTTATTGATGAGTAATCCTAAATCAGCACTCAGATTCGTAAGTGCAGATCTGTTTGGAATAGAAGCTTTTGCATGTACTTTTTCAAGTAGTAAACTTTTAGCCAATAAACTTGGTGATATATTATTATGTTTACAGAGCTTCTCTAAGGTTTTGTAAGGCTTATCTTCCAAATAAAATCGCAATTCGTGAAGGCTTTTTCGTTTTCGTTTCGCCCACTGACGCTGATATTCTCTACGATAGAGTTTCTTGTATTTTTTACGCTTTTCAGGATTATCTAAAGCTTCATGTTTAATAAGAAAAGCTAGTAGGAATTGTGATTTAATTTTGACCATCTGAAGATTGTTTTTGAGTGAAACATTCAGCTAAATAGTCCTCTATACTGAGATGTTTAATCTTTGAGGATTTATCGTATATTCCATTTTTAACTTTTGTCTTTCTTTTAAATGGAATCTTACTTTTTCTGACCATGGATGGGATTTTATAAAATGGAGTAAAACTCAAAAGCAAAGGTCGTTTCCCTGTAATGGTTACAATGCCTTTATCTTGTGACGAAAGTGCCATTAATTCCGTTTTTGTTTTTAGTGGTCGGGTAATCTTTTGCTCCGACTCTTTAGGTGTATAAGTATAAGTTCCCAATACTTTTTCTAAATGCGTGGCTTCTTTTAAATCGATACTTAGATACACATGTGTATTTAAGTTTGAAATAATGGTGTCCGATTTTTCTTTGGAAAATGTAGTAGTAAACTGGCTATGCGGATTTTGTGCAAACAGACATAGGCTACCATTATATTTACGAATATTACTTGTGATAATATCCAAATTATCGATCTTCAATACAGGTGTTTCATCTAAAATAAAATAGGTGTCTCTATCTTTCTCCGTTGGTAATTCCTGAAAAAAAGCATCAAAAAATTGAGTAAAAAACATGGTAGAAATTGGACTATAATATTCCATCTTTGTGGTTGAAGAATGAACAAACACCGCTGTTTTTGTTTGTCGGATTTTGGTTAAATCCCCTAGGGTGTCATGTGAAGTGATTTTTGCAAGATTTTCATCCAATCCATAAATGGACAGTGCATTTGATAAGGTCGATAAAACGCCACTCAAGGTGTTCTCTGACATGGATACTATTGATGAATACGTTGTAAAAAGTTCAGGTTTATGTTCTGACAATTCAACGACCAATTTATCAAAGGATTCTCTTTCTGTTTCGGATTGTAATTTTTCCACCAGATGATAGAGATTATAAAGTGTATCATAAACTTTTGGTAATCCCTTTTGAAGTTCAATAAGAAAAACGAGTATGGACACAGCTTTGGAATTCCAAAAGTCCATTTTGCCTTTTACAGTATTGGATATTAGGGTATAGGCAAAAGCATTAAACTGAGCTTTGGTTTGTAATCGAAAAAGTGGATTAAACCTTGACGAGTTATTGGCATTGGCAAAATCAAGAATTAAAATGGAGTACCCTAAGGATTGTAAATACCCTGCAGTATATCCGAAAATTTCTTTGGATGGATCGTGTATACAAAGCATGGATTCTTTATCTATATTAAATAGTATGGGTAAACAAAGTTTTACAGATTTCCCAGAACCCGTACTTCCTGACACTAAAACCCCTTTTCTATCCTGATCTTTTGTTAGATTTAAATACCCATTGATAGTTAATCCTCTATTCTTTCTGCGAAACACAGAAGAGATTTCCCCAAAGCCATCTTCAATTTCATGCTTTTGTTTTTTCATGGAATCCAAAAGATTAAGACTCAACGATGCCATTTCTTCGTTTGTATCTTCAAAAAAGACATCCGCTTTGTTAAAAAACTGTTTGGACTTTTGTTTAAGCCAAACAAGTTTTCTTAGTGTTGTTATGGTTAATTTCATTTTTTATGTTTTTGATAGGTTTTATGGAGTTCTCCAATGAAGCTTAGTACTTCATGGAGAACTTTTAAAAGAACAGAAAACAGGAGCATAAGGCAGTTGAACAAAAAGAGTAGAAACTGCCAGCATGCACTAAAAAGGGTTTTCATAAAGCTGAGGTATTTTGAGATGTTGTTTCAAAAAATTGTCCCATTTGTATCTTGTAGCCTTTAGGTTCAAGCACTGCTTTATAGATTTCTAAAATGGACTGTATGTAGAGACCTTGCTCATAATCTTTTGGACTGAAATAGACATAGACCTGAGTATTCCCTTTTTGGATGGGAATTTTTGAATAGTCCAATATCAATTGGTCTTTATGCTTGATAATCTGCTGAGCCGTTTGAAAACGATTAAGTTTTGTGAAAGAATTTTCAATCATATCGGTAAATAAATGCACCTCAGATACTCCGTTATTTAAATGCTGAGCGAGGATAGGAAAAATCACTGATTTCGGGCTGGATTTTTGAGTCTTATTCTGTTGGTTAATAATATGCTCAGCTTGCTGATAAAAATGCTTGAGTTGTTTACGATTTTCTAAATCGTTACTGAGCATCCCCGACTTCAAATCCAATGAAATTTGCTGTTTATTATGAAAAGGCAAATCGTCAATACGTTCAAACGTCACTTGTGACTTCCCTGTTTGATTCCATTTTTTGAGAGCTTTAAACCAGCCTATACTTGGATAAATCGGCATGACATCAGAGTGGTCTGTTAATATTACCATTTTGTCTAATTTGTTTTGTTTCTTCTTTGTACAAGCCGCTGCAAAAAGAAGAATGCTTAGGGTAATGATCATTCTATACATAATCGTTTAGGTTTAAACTTTGATACTTTAGATTTAATGTTGGGAGGGATGGCGTTTTAACGGATTCCCCTTTTTGAAGACTAAAATTCAGTATGACTTCTTGCACTTTCTGATTATACTTTGCC encodes:
- a CDS encoding type IV secretory system conjugative DNA transfer family protein gives rise to the protein MKLTITTLRKLVWLKQKSKQFFNKADVFFEDTNEEMASLSLNLLDSMKKQKHEIEDGFGEISSVFRRKNRGLTINGYLNLTKDQDRKGVLVSGSTGSGKSVKLCLPILFNIDKESMLCIHDPSKEIFGYTAGYLQSLGYSILILDFANANNSSRFNPLFRLQTKAQFNAFAYTLISNTVKGKMDFWNSKAVSILVFLIELQKGLPKVYDTLYNLYHLVEKLQSETERESFDKLVVELSEHKPELFTTYSSIVSMSENTLSGVLSTLSNALSIYGLDENLAKITSHDTLGDLTKIRQTKTAVFVHSSTTKMEYYSPISTMFFTQFFDAFFQELPTEKDRDTYFILDETPVLKIDNLDIITSNIRKYNGSLCLFAQNPHSQFTTTFSKEKSDTIISNLNTHVYLSIDLKEATHLEKVLGTYTYTPKESEQKITRPLKTKTELMALSSQDKGIVTITGKRPLLLSFTPFYKIPSMVRKSKIPFKRKTKVKNGIYDKSSKIKHLSIEDYLAECFTQKQSSDGQN
- a CDS encoding relaxase/mobilization nuclease domain-containing protein yields the protein MPLLKMLSRSRLYAFENTINYIQNEHKTKTQQQEFTPILHNIRANPDEKEKIIDAFIENEAYRKITENRIYCFHTIISMSEKDKSYCTSEVMTSITEKYFDLRGDVLGYAIAHFNTDSPHIHILESATRYRQNKSSSLRKSELADLKLEMENFVTKELGLEHSHIEHGKGRPYIKEREGNLIKYGGTSVTQTVKQNIETALKQSKSLSEFKELLHNHDLIHYERRSDGIPTGVISCSGKKYRFKTLDIQLEDYLDLNQSKDLEKENQLLEKLKKIRENKQQHLNRTR